The genomic interval CATAAATCTCCCCATTTTCAGAGTTAATATTAATGAAAGATGTAAACTTGTTTTCCTCACTACTTTCTCTCAGTATCTGATAGCTGACTACAGCATTTTCATTAGAGTCTTTGTCAGAGGCagatacagaaaataaaaatttgcCTGGCACATTATTTTCTGTTACATAAAATGCATAAGGGGAAGAAGAGAACTCTGGACTATTGTCATTTACATCTGATATTATAACAGTTACTGTTTTAACAGATGATAATGATGGCTGTCCTGCATCTTTTGCAATCAATGTGATGTCATACTGAAATTTAGTTTCCCTGTCTAATGGTGTAGTAGACACTAATGAGTATGTACTATGTTGTGAAGAAGGTATAAGTTTGAAAGGCATGTCATTTTCTAAAGAACAAGAGACTTTGCCATTGAGTCCAGAGTCTAAATCAGAGACACTAATCAAAGCCACTGTAGTGCCAGGTCTAGAGTCCTCTGGAATAGAGTTGGAGAACGATGTCACCTCTATTTCAGGTGCATTATCATTTACATCaatcatttttatcattatacTCTTATCTGTAGTATGAGGAACAGTTCCTTTGTCAGACGCTTGTATATCTATCTCATAGCTGTCTTTTTCCTCATAATCCAAATGTCCTTGTACAGTTATTTCCCCAGTGATGGTGTTAATATCAAAAAGTTTTCGTACTTTACTATTAACACTTTTTCCAAATGAATAAACTATCTCGCCATTTGAACCTTCGTCCGAATCTGTAGCGTTGACTTGAATCACAGTTGTACCAATAGGTGCATTTTCACTCAGCATGACTGAATAAACATCTTTGGTAAAAACGGGCACGTTATCATTTATATCTATCACGTTAATTGTTATCTCCATTGTCCCTGATTTTGCAGGCTTTCCACCATCTACAGCTGTTAACTGCAAGTTAATGCTTCGAGTGAGCTCTCGGTCTAAAGGCTTTTGTAAAATCAAAATAGGAATTTTACCGTCCTCTCCTCGATCTTTCACTTCAAGTCGGAAATTATCATTATGACTGAGTTTGTAATGATGCACAGAATTACTGCCGCTATCAGAATCGCCCGCAGCTTCGAGCTGAAATCTCGCACCGGGCAGGGCAGATTCCCCTATTTCTAAATGCATTTCGCTTTCAGGAAAACTCGGAGCGTGATCGTTCACATCCAGAATCTCAACAGTCACATAATGTATTTCAAGAGGATTTTCTAATgctattttcacatttattaaacACGGCGTGCTTCTCTCGCAGACCTCCTCTCGGTCTATCTTACCGTTCACATACAGTACTCCGTCATTCTGGTTCACAGTGAACATTGACTCGCCTGAGGTTGAGACGATGCGAAATCCTCGCTCTTTTAATGTTCTGGGATCAATACCCAAATCCTTCGCAATATTTCCCACAGCAGCTCCTTCCCTCTGTTCCTCTGAGATGGAGTACTGAATTTGCGCTCGCGCCACCGAAACAAACACAAGCAACGCAGCGATTAGAGGGAATTTCGCGTGCTCCTTCAGCCATTGCGCCAATCTCCTTTGTTCCATCATGAAGATAATACAGACAAGGTTTTACAATAACTCCTCTGTTACACTCGGTCGACTCCTTCGAGCATCGCCGTTGCTCTAAAATCCAGCATTTACTGACAAAAAACAAACCGCTTATTAGCACCAGACCGCACAACAGCCACTGACGAGCAAGCTGCACAAACAATAAATGCAAAGGGGAGGAATACGCCTGTATTTTACGTCATGAGCCGTACTCTAGGATTACACCGACATCTCGCGACCTGACAGCTGTAATGCATCGCATTCTACTGCACAGTGACTACCGCTGAAATATAACAACAGTAAATATACGATTCATGCAGTTACTCTTTATAGATTTAGAGAAATACAGAACAAAAatagcaacaataataacaacacacaaaaaacgaTCTCATAATAAGTTTCGCAAGACTATATTTGAACTGCTCACTAAACCACATAGACaaacactaaactaaacaaaaaagacacTAAACACTAAAGAAAACACGAAACACTAAAGTAAGCAACAGCCTTAAGATATAACTAGTGCAGACATAAAATTAAATGGCAATGGAATAAACTTTACCAACATGCTCTAATAATTTGCcaaattaaatttaatcaaatactaaataaataaataaataaataaataaataagctcacACAAAACTTTTATTACTACTTGGAGAAGCTCAACCCACGCTGTAAGAAGCTGAAATATTGTGCAGTATAACgccattttattaattataagcaGTGTTATGTATGCATATTTAACAATACTATGCTTTGGCAGGTTCCAAACTattagtataaataataaatcaccTTGAAAAAAAGGGAGAGACTAAGAATGtacaatttcaaataaaaactgaACAGCAGATTCAGAACCATGGACAGCACCTGACACTGTAACAAGATTATGTGCATAAAACTTATACACAGACTGTTCAGTAATTTCTTACCTCTCCAGAATCCCTCCTCCTGCGATCTGGTATGACTAGAGTATTCCTATTACTGCCTGGTGCTATAGTAGAGCCGATACTCATTCTGGGTCCAACTAACATGTAGCGTTTGTCTCCAGATCTGTACTGGATGCTGTGACACAGAGTCCCGTCATAATTTGCGTCCTGTAAATACTTGGACGAATAGTCTGTAGATTTGGAgcactgcattacaatcaacacGATGATGCTGATGACGAAAAGCACTGAAACCGAGCCCAAAGTGATGATCAAATAAAATGTGACGTTGTTTTCCTCCTCGTCTTTTACTGCGGTTTTACCATCAGGAGCTGCAAAAGCCTCTTTGGGCTCCACAACTTTGACAATCACAGTCGCTGTTGCTGAGAGGGAAACGTTCCCATTGTCTTTGACCAGTATGAGCAGTTTATGCTGGGCCTCGTCTGTTTCTGTGAATGAGCGAAGGGTCCTTATCTGTCCTGTATAGCGGTCCAAAGCAAAGAGACTGTGCTCACTAACTTCCTGCAGTGAGAATAATAACCAGCCGTTGTATCCTATATCTGCGTCATAGGCTCTGACATTAGTCACCAAATGACCTGCGTTCACATTACGGGGAATCTCTTCCACACCCTCAGCAGAACCGTTAGCGCTGACTGGATATAAGATCACTGGAACGTTGTCGTTCTGATCCAGAATAAACACGTTCACTGTCACGTTACTGCTCAGAGATGGACTTCCAGAGTCTGTGGCGAGCACGTGGAACTGAAATGTTTTGATAGTTTCGTAATCAAAACttttaagtgaataaataacCCCTGTTTCTGAATTTATATTTAAGAATGACGTTATTTCGTTTTGTACCCCTCTGCTTATTTGATACGATATCAATGCATTTTCGTTCACGTCTTTATCTGATGCACTTACAGAACATATGGATGCTCCAGGAGCATTATTTTCAAATATGTAAAGCTCAAGGTCTTTACTTGTAAACTCAGGTTGGTTGTCATTCACATCTGCCACTTGAATGCTTAAAGTTTTAAAAGATGATAAAGGAGGTAGACCTAGGTCTGTTGCTGTAACTGTTATGTCATAATGGGGTACAAGTTCACGATCCAAACGTCCTTTTGTCACTAGCGAGTACATATTATCTTGAAAAGAGGGTTTAAATTCAAAAGGGACATTGTCTGATAGACTACACACGACTTTACCATTGGCGCCAGAGTCTTTATCCGAAACGCTTATCAAAGCAATAACTGTGCCAGGTTTAGAGTCCTCTGAAACAATGTTAGATAATGATGTCAGCTCAATTTCAGGTTTATTATCGTTTAAATCTTGTATCTTTATAATAACTCGACATTGGGCAGACAAAGGAGGCTGACCCTTATCTGAAGCCTCAACGTCAAGTTTATAAACATCAGTGTCCTCAAAGTCAACCTCACCTTTAACCTTTATTTCCCCTGTAATGTGATCCAAGTCAAATATGTCATAAACTTTGCGCTTTAAAGTTTTACCAAGGGAATACTCAATCTCGCTATTTGACCCCTCGTCAGTGtctgttgcttttattttaattacagtcGTTCCAACTGGGGAATTTTCCTGTAAACTGACTGAATATATGTCTTTACTGAACACAGGGCGATTGTCATTAATATCCAGTACAGTAACAGAGACATTAAGGGCTCCTTTCTTAGGAGGGTTTCCACCGTCGATTGCTTGTAATATCAGCAGATGTTCTGCCTTGTGTTCGCGATCGAGTGGCTTTTTCAACACTAAAAAGGGGATTTTTTCCTCATCGCTATTTCTGATGTCAATTTCAAAGTTTTCATCCTGACTTAATTTATACAGACGGACAGAATATGGCGCGGTATCTTGATCTCTTGCTGCGTGCAGCTGGAAGCTCGTTCCTGTAGGAGTGTGTTCTGCTATCTCGAAATGTTGATTCTGTTCAGAAAAACTAGGGTTGTTGTCGTTTATATCAGTTATTTCTACTGCAACATAGTGGATCTCTAAAGGATTTTCGACTGCTGTTTTTAGATTCACTAAGCACGCACCGTTTCCTTCACAAATCGCTTCTCTGTCTACGCCTTTAAGAATATATAATTCGCCATTGTTCTGATTTACTTGGAAAAATGCGTCTTTAGAACCAGATACAATACGGAACCGCCTGTCTGCCAAAGTACTCACGTCAATTCCCAGATCTTTAGCAATATTTCCCACAACAGATCCCTGTTTCATTTCCTCAGGAATGGTGTATCTTATCTGCGCTGAAACCTGCTGTCCATAGAGCAGAATGAAGGAAAAACACAAAGCGATCCACCAGTACTCCCATCCGCGCCTTTGTTCAGCCATCGTTAAAGATTCCTGTAATCTGCTACTAATATCCGTTAAGGTAATCTTCAGCTATAATGTTGTACTTCCAGATGAGACATTGTTAAATTAAATCCATGAAATACTGGAGCGTTTCTCCCTTTTTTTTCTCGCTTATCGCTCTGTATGCTAGCCTACGGCTGCTATCACCGTTTAACTGAACGGAACAACCATGCGCACCACACATAAATAGGCAGGGCcaagtttttatttcatattgtgATGTAATACTGACACCACATGGCACAAACGAGAAGTAAATCACAACTACAAACTGTATAGAAATCACTGTCAGCTTAAGCACTATCAGAACATTCTTGATGTTGTTGCTCACAAATATAGCCTGTTTAGGCAAGATGGGAAAATACTAATGTAAACTATTCAAAGCTGTCAAAAAGGACATTTCAACGtgtgtaaaaataatattaacacaAATGAcacaactgtaaaaaaacaaaaacaaacaaaaaatcttagTGGCAGTGAAAGAGACGAGATTTCAGAACCACGGACAGCGCCAAACAATTATTAAACTGCCAGACAAAATTGCacataatgttaaaataaaataaatataaaaacaaataaattaataagataaataaaaacttttaattgaaaaaaagctgttttttgcGAAAACACTTAGAAACTGATAGAAAATACTTTAAGCAAAATATGGTAAACGACTTCGTACAAATGAAAGGCCGCTTACCTCTCCAGAATCTCTCCTCCTGCGATCTGGTATGACTAGAGTATTCCTATTACTGCCTGGTGCTATAGTAGAGCCGATACTCATTCTGGGTCCAACTAACATGTAGCGTTTGTCTCCAGATCTGTACTGGATGCTGTGACACAGAGTCCCGTCATAATTTGCGTCCTGTAAATACTTGGACGAATAGTCTGTAGATTTGGAgcactgcattacaatcaacacGATGATGCTGATGACGAAAAGCACTGAAACCGAGCCCAAAGTGATGATCAAATAAAATGTGACGTTGTTTTCCTCCTCGTCCTTTACTGCCTTTTTATCATCAGGAGCTGCAAAGCCTCTTTGGGCTCCACAACTTTGACAATCACAGTCGCTGTTGCTGAGAGTGAAACGTCCCATTGTCTTTGACCAGTATGAGCAGTTTATGCTGGGCCTCGTCTGTTTCTGTGAATGAGCGAAGGGTCCTTATCTGTCCTGTATAGCGGTCCAAAGCAAAGAGACTGTGCTCACTAACTTCCTGCAGTGAGA from Danio aesculapii chromosome 14, fDanAes4.1, whole genome shotgun sequence carries:
- the LOC130241192 gene encoding protocadherin alpha-3-like; the protein is MAEQRRGWEYWWIALCFSFILLYGQQVSAQIRYTIPEEMKQGSVVGNIAKDLGIDVSTLADRRFRIVSGSKDAFFQVNQNNGELYILKGVDREAICEGNGACLVNLKTAVENPLEIHYVAVEITDINDNNPSFSEQNQHFEIAEHTPTGTSFQLHAARDQDTAPYSVRLYKLSQDENFEIDIRNSDEEKIPFLVLKKPLDREHKAEHLLILQAIDGGNPPKKGALNVSVTVLDINDNRPVFSKDIYSVSLQENSPVGTTVIKIKATDTDEGSNSEIEYSLGKTLKRKVYDIFDLDHITGEIKVKGEVDFEDTDVYKLDVEASDKGQPPLSAQCRVIIKIQDLNDNKPEIELTSLSNIVSEDSKPGTVIALISVSDKDSGANGKVVCSLSDNVPFEFKPSFQDNMYSLVTKGRLDRELVPHYDITVTATDLGLPPLSSFKTLSIQVADVNDNQPEFTSKDLELYIFENNAPGASICSVSASDKDVNENALISYQISRGVQNEITSFLNINSETGVIYSLKSFDYETIKTFQFHVLATDSGSPSLSSNVTVNVFILDQNDNVPVILYPVSANGSAEGVEEIPRNVNAGHLVTNVRAYDADIGYNGWLLFSLQEVSEHSLFALDRYTGQIRTLRSFTETDEAQHKLLILVKDNGNVSLSATATVIVKVVEPKEAFAAPDGKTAVKDEEENNVTFYLIITLGSVSVLFVISIIVLIVMQCSKSTDYSSKYLQDANYDGTLCHSIQYRSGDKRYMLVGPRMSIGSTIAPGSNRNTLVIPDRRRRDSGEVRNY
- the LOC130241191 gene encoding protocadherin alpha-3-like, encoding MMEQRRLAQWLKEHAKFPLIAALLVFVSVARAQIQYSISEEQREGAAVGNIAKDLGIDPRTLKERGFRIVSTSGESMFTVNQNDGVLYVNGKIDREEVCERSTPCLINVKIALENPLEIHYVTVEILDVNDHAPSFPESEMHLEIGESALPGARFQLEAAGDSDSGSNSVHHYKLSHNDNFRLEVKDRGEDGKIPILILQKPLDRELTRSINLQLTAVDGGKPAKSGTMEITINVIDINDNVPVFTKDVYSVMLSENAPIGTTVIQVNATDSDEGSNGEIVYSFGKSVNSKVRKLFDINTITGEITVQGHLDYEEKDSYEIDIQASDKGTVPHTTDKSIMIKMIDVNDNAPEIEVTSFSNSIPEDSRPGTTVALISVSDLDSGLNGKVSCSLENDMPFKLIPSSQHSTYSLVSTTPLDRETKFQYDITLIAKDAGQPSLSSVKTVTVIISDVNDNSPEFSSSPYAFYVTENNVPGKFLFSVSASDKDSNENAVVSYQILRESSEENKFTSFININSENGEIYALKSFDFETSKTFQFHILATDSGSPSLSSNVTVNVFILDQNDNVPVILYPVSANGSAEGVEEIPRNVNAGHLVTKVRAYDADIGYNGWLLFSLQEVSEHSLFALDRYTGQIRTLRSFTETDEAQHKLLILVKDNGNVSLSATATVIVKVVEPKEAFAAPDGKNAVKDEEENNVTFYLIITLGSVSVLFVISIIVLIVMQCSKSTDYSSKYLQDANYDGTLCHSIQYRSGDKRYMLVGPRMSIGSTIAPGSNRNTLVIPDRRRRDSGEVSKLLTVCVLVV